TTTTCTCGTTGTCCATTTgtgtttttgatttttgttgACTTTATCAACAGTTGACTCATTTTGTCGACATTTGTTATTTCCAGGTAATGGTAAAAGATCAGGTCAACAATCAGCATTACCTAACAGTGGGGAAAACAGTGGACTTTTcttaaaaaagttacttttaCGAAGTGAGGATCCCTCGTCAGGTTCTGATAGTTATAACGAGATGGAAAGTTTTTATCCTCCCATCGTACAAGATACTGAGGAAACCATGGAACTTCCAATGGTACTGGACAACCCCGATCTCTCAACGGAACAGCTCCAAAAACTCTCGGATTTGGTGGACGAGTTGGTAAGACTTTTTCATTAATCATCAGTTAGTCTATCCTTTTTACTAGCCTTTTCTTCAATATGTTATGTAATGCAACACTTATTCATAGATCACGCTAGTATTACTGGTAAAGTTGTTTGATATTCTAACACTTGTTCCAGACGTCAGTGTCACATTGGTTTGATAGCTTAAGGTGACATGCCCACTTTTAGATGTTATAGTGTTTGACAGATTCTAATTTTAGTCCTCTACCTCACGACCATGTTGGTTTGTGAGGTGAAGGAGTCGAACATTCCACCAATAGTCCTCCATTTTATAAGCATGCTAGTTTGATTGTTTGGGGTTTCtaacattctaccattagtccGCCATCTCAGAACCATGTGGGTTTGAtaggttagggtgtctgacattccaccATTAGTGTGCCATCTCAGAACCACGTTGGCTTGAAGCGCTAAGGTATCTGACTTTTTACCATTAGTCCGCCATCTCAGAACAACGTTGGTTTGATAGGtaagggtgtctgacattctaccattagtccGCCATTTCAGAACCACGTGGGTTTGAtaggttagggtgtctgacattctaccatttgTCCGCCATCTCAGAACCACTTTGGTTTGATACGCTAAgatatctgacattctaccattagcccgCCATCTCAGAACCACATTGGTTTGAtaggttagggtgtctgacattctaccattagtctACCATTAGTTCGCCATCTCAGAACCACGTGGGTTTGATAGGTTAGGatgtatgacattctaccatttgTCCGCCATCTCAGAACCACTTTGGTTTGATACGCTAAGGTAtctgacattttaccatttGTCCGCCATCTCAGAACTACGTTGGTTTGATAGGTTAGGGTGCCTGACATTTTACCATTAGTTCGCCATCTTAGAACCACGTGGGTTTGATAGGTTAGGGTGTTAGGGctaaggtatctgacattctaccattagtctACCATTAGTTCGCCATCTCAGAACCACGTGGGTTTGATAGGTTAGAATTTCCGACATTTTACCATTAGTCCGCCATCTCAGAACCACGTTGGTTTGATAGGTTAGGGTGCCTGACATTTTACAATTAGTTCGCCATCTTAGAACCACGTTGGTTTGAtaggttagggtgtctgacattctaccattagtccGCTATCTCAGAAATACGTTGGTTTGAtaggttagggtgtctgacattctaccattagtctACCATTAGTTCGCCATCTCAGAACCACGTGGGTTTGATAGGTTAGAATGTCAGGCATTTTACCATTACTCCACCATCTCAGAATCACGTTAGTTTGATAGGTTAGGGTGCCTGACATTTTACCATTAGTTCGCCATCTCAGAACCACGTtggggtgtctgacattctaccattagtccGCCATCTCAGAACCACGTTGGTTCGAtaggttagggtgtctgacattctaccattagtccGCCATCTCAGAACCACGTTGGTTTGATAGGTTAGGGTgcctgacattctaccattagtgTGCCATCTCAGAACCACGTTCGTTTGCTACGCTAAGGTATTTGGCATTCTACCATTAGTCCGCCATTTCAGAGCCACATTCGTTTGCTACGctaaggtatctgacattctactattaGTCCGCCATCTCAGAACCACGTTGATTTGATACGctaaggtatctgacattctaccattagtccGCCATCTCAGAACCACGTTGGTTTGAtaggttagggtgtctgacattctaccattagtctACCATTAGTTCGCCATCTCAGAACCACGTGGGTTTGATAGGTTAGAATGTCAGGCATTTTACCATTACTCCGCCATCTCAGAATCACGTTAGTTTGATAGGTTAGGGTGCCTGACATTTTACCATTAGTTCGCCATCTCAGAACCACGTtggggtgtctgacattctaccattagtccGCCATCTCAGAACCACGTTGGTTCGAtaggttagggtgtctgacattctaccattagtccGCCATCTCAGAACCACGTTGGTTTGATAGGTTAGGGTgcctgacattctaccattagtgTGCCATCTCAGAACCACGTTCGTTTGCTACGCTAAGGTATTTGGCATTCTACCATTAGTCCGCCATTTCAGAGCCACATTCGTTTGCTACGctaaggtatctgacattctactattaGTCCGCCATCTCAGAACCACGTTGATTTGATACGctaaggtatctgacattctaccattagtccGCCATCTCAGAACCACGTTGGTTTGAtaggttagggtgtctgacattctaccattagtctACCATTAGTTCGCCATCTCAGAACCACGTGGGTTTGATAGGTTAGaatgtctgacattttaccattaCTCCGCCATCTCAGAACCACGTTGGTTTGAtaggttagggtgtctgacatttaaCCGTTAGTTCGCCATCTCAGAACCACGttgggtgtctgacattctaccattagtccGCCATCTCAGAACCACGTTGGTTTGAtaggttagggtgtctgacattctaccattagtccGCCATCTCAGGACCACGTTGGTTTGATAGGTTAGGGTGTCTTGACATTCTATCATTAGTCCGCCATCACAGAACAACGTGGGTTTGAtaggttagggtgtctgacattctgccaTTAGTTCGCCATCTCAGAACCACGTGGGTTTGAtaggttagggtgtctgacattctaccattagtccGCCATCTCAGAACCACTTTGGTTTGCTACGctaaggtatctgacattctaccattagtccGCCATCTGAGAACCACGTTGGTTTGAtaggttagggtgtctgacattctaccattagcccgCCATCCCCGAACCACGTTGGTTTGAtaggttagggtgtctgacattctaccattagtctACC
The nucleotide sequence above comes from Argopecten irradians isolate NY chromosome 1, Ai_NY, whole genome shotgun sequence. Encoded proteins:
- the LOC138331049 gene encoding uncharacterized protein — encoded protein: MNHRCIWLFAVTCCVYLSVNISSVSAGKCRGRWSIHACLGGNGKRSGQQSALPNSGENSGLFLKKLLLRSEDPSSGSDSYNEMESFYPPIVQDTEETMELPMVLDNPDLSTEQLQKLSDLVDELIYRKKLRSLSNEAGLV